A region of Daphnia carinata strain CSIRO-1 chromosome 10, CSIRO_AGI_Dcar_HiC_V3, whole genome shotgun sequence DNA encodes the following proteins:
- the LOC130701249 gene encoding isocitrate dehydrogenase [NADP], mitochondrial-like, with protein MAGNLAKIGKVLGQLSTTSTKVCAPAVATQNRNYGTGKRIEVARPVVDLDGDEMTRIIWEKIKETLIFPYLKIESLYFDLGLPYRDQTDDQVTFDAAYAILKHHVGIKCATITPDEQRVEEFKLKKMWPSPNGTIRNILGGTVFREPILCKTIPRLVPGWTQPIVIGRHAFGDQYKATDFVVPKAGKVELVFSPKDGSQPIHYPMYEFKDGGVAMGMYNTDESIRAFAHSSFQMAINKKYPLYMSTKNTILKRYDGRFKDIFQDIYEKTYEPEFKKLGIWYEHRLIDDMVAQGIKSSGGFVWACKNYDGDVQSDVVAQGYGSLGLMTSVLICPDGKTVESEAAHGTVTRHYREHQKGKSTSTNPIASIFAWTRGLEHRAKLDNNAELARFALLLEKSCVDVVDSGKMTKDLAICVHGMSNTKEGMYLNTMDFLNAISEDLSKKMSS; from the exons ATGGCAGGAAATCTCGCTAAAATCGGAAAAGTACTGGGTCAACTAAGCACCACTTCAACTAAAGTGTGTGCCCCAGCCGTTGCCACTCAAAATCGCAACT atGGTACCGGAAAGAGGATTGAAGTTGCACGGCCTGTTGTTGACCTTGATGGAGATGAAATGACCCGCATCATTTGGGAAAAAATTAAGGAAACCCTGATTTTTCCCTATTTAAAG ATTGAGTCCCTCTACTTTGATCTTGGTCTTCCCTACCGTGACCAGACTGATGATCAAGTCACCTTTGATGCAGCTTATGCCATCTTGAAACACCATGTTGGCATCAAGTGTGCT ACTATCACACCTGATGAACAACGTGTTGAAG AATTcaaattgaagaaaatgtGGCCCAGCCCGAATGGAACGATTCGTAACATTTTGGGTGGTACCGTTTTCCGTGAGCCCATCCTTTGCAAAACTATTCCACGCCTCGTCCCCGGTTGGACGCAACCCATAGTCATCGGTCGCCATGCTTTTGGTGACCAGTACAAGGCCACTGACTTTGTCGTCCCCAAGGCTGGCAAAGTAGAACTAGTCTTCTCTCCAAAAGATGGATCTCAGCCCATCCACTACCCAATGTACGAGTTTAAAGACGGCGGTGTGGCAATGGGAATGTACAACACGGATGAATCCATCCGTGCTTTCGCCCACTCTAGCTTCCAG ATGGCCATCAACAAGAAATACCCACTGTACATGTCTACCAAAAACACAATCCTGAAGCGATATGACGGTCGTTTCAAGGATATCTTCCAAGATATCTATGAAAA GACATACGAGCCTGAGTTCAAGAAACTTGGCATCTGGTATGAGCACCGTCTGATTGACGATATGGTTGCACAAGGAATCAAAAGCTCCGGTGGATTCGTATGGGCCTGCAAGAACTATGATGGTGATGTCCAGTCTGATGTCGTCGCACAGGGTTACGGATCTCTGGGTTTGATGACTTCAGTATTGATTTGCCCTGATGGAAAGACCGTAGAATCTGAAGCTGCTCACGGAACTGTCACACGTCATTACAG AGAACACCAGAAGGGTAAATCCACTTCCACTAACCCAATTGCCTCCATCTTCGCCTGGACCCGTGGTCTAGAGCACCGTGCTAAGTTGGATAACAACGCCGAACTTGCCCGATTTGCTCTGTTGCTCGAAAAGTCATGCGTCGATGTCGTCGACTCTGGAAAGATGACCAAAGATCTTGCTATTTGCGTTCATGGCATGTCCAATACCAAGGAAGGCATGTACTTGAACACCATGGATTTCCTCAATGCTATTTCTGAAGATTTGAGCAAAAAAATGTCCAGCTAA
- the LOC130701254 gene encoding keratin, type I cytoskeletal 9-like, producing MLSFKIALIFAVLLTVVYCQEAANGDLEMAESKGKKHVSSGSNYASSSSYGGGSHYGGGSSYGSSNGYSGGKSKGKGVKGKGGKGKGKGKGGSSYGGMSGY from the exons ATGCTTTCTTTCAAA ATTGCGCTAATCTTTGCGGTGCTGCTGACAGTGGTATACTGCCAAGAGGCTGCCAATGGAGATTTAGAGATGGCCGAGTCTAAAGGCAAGAAACATGTGAGTTCTGGCAGCAATTATGCAAGTAGCAGCAGCTATGGCGGAGGAAGTCATTACGGAGGTGGAAGCAGCTATGGAAGTAGCAATGGTTACAGTGGcg GAAAAAGCAAAGGAAAAGGTGTAAAAGGCAAAGGAGGgaaaggaaaagggaaaggaaaagGAG GAAGTAGCTACGGCGGAATGAGCGGATATTAA